TCGGATTTCAGCTCCTTGCGCGACTCGGACACCTTGGCCGACTTGGCGGGCTTGGCGGCCGGCTTGGCGGCTTCGGCTTGCGCGGCGGCGGTGCCCACGGTGAGCGACAGGGCCGCTGCGCAGGCGGCGGAGAGGATGAACGGACGGGTCATTTGGAAGGCTCCTCGTTGGGACGAACGCCCGGATCGGCGGGGCGGCGGTGGCAGTAACAAGCCGCCACCTGCCGCATCCATCTGCAAGAGGCATGCACATGCCGAAAACGACGCACCGCGTCACATCCGCGTGGGGGAAATCACGCGATCGTCAATAAATCTGGACACAACCTGGCCCGGCAGTGTTCGCTGCCGCGCTGTCCTGTCACGCCGTGACGTGGCTGAACCAGGCCTCGCGGACCTCGGCTGGCAGCGGCTGGCCGGTGCGGTGCGCGCGGGCGATCACCTGCCAGAAGTAGCGGTAGCTCGCGCGGTCGTGCAGCGTATCGCGGTGGCGGATGGGCGCCCAGCCCGCGGCCTGTGCCGCGTGCAGGATTTCGATGGCCATGTCGACTTCTGCGGCCGTCGGTGCGAAGGCCTCGACGATGGGCACGATCTGGTTCGGATGGATGCTCCACATGCGCGTGTAGCCCAGCTCGCGCGAGGCGCGCTCGGCCGCCTGGGCAATGGCGCGCTTGTCGGCGAACTCGGTGACCACGCAATGCGACGGCGTCTTGCCGTGTGCATGGCAGGCCGCGGCGATCTCCAGCTTGGCGCGCATCACCAGCGGATGGCTGAACTGGCCCTGCGCGCTCATGCCCTGGGCGGGGATCGCACCGCGGTGTGCCGACACGAAGTCCATCAGCCCGAACGACAGCGACTCCACGCGCGGATGCGCGGCAATCGCATCGACCTCGCGCAGCGCGCCATGTGTTTCGATGAGGAAGTGCAGCGGGATGCGCCGCCCGCGCCCCTGCACGCGGACCACGTGGTCGATCTCGCTGCACGCCCGCTCGACGTCCGCGAGATGGCGCGGCTTGGGCACCATCAGGTAGGCCAGGCGATCGCCGGCGCGCCCGATCAGCGTGTCGAGCTCGCGCTCGAAGGCCGGGTGGTCCACGGGATGCACGCGCGCGCCGACACGACCGTGGCGGTTGAGCTCGGACATCGCCAGCTCGGCCACGAGATGCGCATGTTCCACCTCGCCGCCGACCGGCGCGCCGTCCTCGCAGTCGAGCGTCACGTCGAACACCGGCCCCATCTCCCCCTGCAGCTCGAGGCTCTTGCGCATGCGCGCCTCGACGCCGGCGTAGTGATCGCAGACCGGCAGGAGCGCAGCTTCGTCGCCGTCTTCGAAGAGAGCGTCGCGAGGATGGATCATGGAAGCGGTCACCACGGGCTCCATGCGGGGCCGGCGCTCAGGGCCGCATCACAGGAGATGCTTGACGCCGTCCTGCTCTTCCTGCAGCTCCTTCAGGGTGACGCC
The Piscinibacter sp. XHJ-5 DNA segment above includes these coding regions:
- a CDS encoding aldolase/citrate lyase family protein, which translates into the protein MIHPRDALFEDGDEAALLPVCDHYAGVEARMRKSLELQGEMGPVFDVTLDCEDGAPVGGEVEHAHLVAELAMSELNRHGRVGARVHPVDHPAFERELDTLIGRAGDRLAYLMVPKPRHLADVERACSEIDHVVRVQGRGRRIPLHFLIETHGALREVDAIAAHPRVESLSFGLMDFVSAHRGAIPAQGMSAQGQFSHPLVMRAKLEIAAACHAHGKTPSHCVVTEFADKRAIAQAAERASRELGYTRMWSIHPNQIVPIVEAFAPTAAEVDMAIEILHAAQAAGWAPIRHRDTLHDRASYRYFWQVIARAHRTGQPLPAEVREAWFSHVTA